Proteins found in one Arthrobacter pascens genomic segment:
- a CDS encoding helix-turn-helix domain-containing protein has product MAPAPHEEQRIHCRLDELLAARGMTLTELSQRVGVSIVNLSVLKNDRARAIRFSTLSAICDVLDCSVGELFVVTTSQEGS; this is encoded by the coding sequence ATGGCTCCCGCACCACATGAAGAGCAGCGAATCCATTGCCGACTCGATGAGCTCCTCGCGGCCCGGGGCATGACCTTGACCGAGCTCAGCCAGCGAGTAGGCGTCAGTATCGTCAACCTGTCTGTGCTGAAAAACGACCGGGCGCGTGCGATCCGCTTTTCCACGTTGTCCGCGATCTGTGATGTTCTCGACTGTTCGGTCGGTGAATTGTTTGTCGTCACCACCTCGCAAGAGGGAAGCTGA